A stretch of Syntrophaceae bacterium DNA encodes these proteins:
- the pilO gene encoding type 4a pilus biogenesis protein PilO: MALSSLEDLKKLSMPVKILILCLVLLLLGYFFWFFYLEAALEKKKGLEEKKATLDQQIDEKDRIAKQREKFIKEVQALKDAYQLALTKLPNQREIPGLFLAVAEAGKDAGVEFVLFEPKAPEKKQEVKSQVAQNLKPSDQRAEQKATEAKGQAAKGEKGKQAEPESFYEEIPVKVSVNGPFHSTAVFFDKVAKLPRIVNIEEVTMGEGKDLKGQRVLTTSCIIKTYMFLDKADEKKKP; this comes from the coding sequence ATGGCCCTGTCGTCCCTGGAGGATCTGAAGAAGTTGTCCATGCCGGTAAAGATTTTAATTCTTTGCCTGGTTCTTCTTCTGCTGGGGTATTTTTTCTGGTTCTTCTACCTGGAGGCTGCCCTCGAGAAGAAGAAAGGACTGGAGGAAAAAAAGGCGACCCTGGATCAACAGATCGATGAGAAGGACCGGATCGCCAAACAGAGAGAGAAGTTTATCAAGGAGGTTCAGGCCCTCAAAGATGCCTATCAATTGGCTCTTACGAAGCTGCCGAATCAGAGGGAAATCCCCGGACTGTTCCTGGCTGTTGCCGAAGCGGGGAAGGACGCAGGTGTGGAGTTCGTTCTCTTTGAGCCGAAAGCGCCGGAGAAGAAGCAGGAGGTAAAGTCGCAGGTCGCCCAGAATTTAAAACCTTCGGACCAGCGTGCTGAACAGAAAGCCACAGAGGCGAAGGGACAGGCAGCCAAGGGAGAGAAAGGGAAACAGGCAGAACCGGAGAGTTTCTACGAGGAAATTCCCGTGAAAGTCTCGGTGAATGGTCCATTTCACAGTACCGCCGTCTTTTTCGACAAGGTGGCCAAACTTCCGCGAATCGTGAATATCGAGGAAGTCACCATGGGAGAGGGAAAGGATCTGAAAGGTCAACGGGTCCTTACAACATCCTGCATCATCAAGACATACATGTTCCTGGATAAGGCCGATGAAAAGAAAAAACCGTAG
- the pilM gene encoding type IV pilus assembly protein PilM yields the protein MFDIKNLFSGKKQVVGLDIGSSSLKLVEVLDSADGYLLNHFSQVSLPRGIIVDGLLVDQRALTEKVKELFKNSGCSKKAIVTSLSGHSVIVKKVNFSTMEEEELRELIRDEAAKYLPFDNMDDINFDFEILGSSEYNPNQMDVLIVAAKKEVVNSYVDALMDAGLSVAIMDVDSFALETMFEENYDYQENEMVVIVNIGATITNIGVIKSATSVFTRDFTLGGNAVTEAIQERFGLTFEEAEMIKSGKMVFDDTARREVMASLLSFAEPLILEIERSIEYFQSSYGGASIKKIILSGGGASLPGLAGELYQRLNIETEIVNPFRKISINRKKLDPETMDHIASIAAVGVGLALRRIGD from the coding sequence ATGTTCGATATCAAAAACTTGTTTTCCGGAAAGAAACAGGTTGTAGGACTGGATATCGGGTCCAGTTCCTTGAAATTGGTGGAAGTCTTGGATTCCGCCGATGGATATCTTTTGAATCACTTTTCGCAGGTATCCCTTCCCAGAGGCATCATTGTCGACGGTCTGCTGGTAGACCAACGAGCCCTCACCGAAAAAGTCAAAGAGCTGTTCAAAAATTCGGGTTGCAGCAAGAAAGCGATTGTCACCTCTCTGTCCGGTCACTCCGTGATTGTGAAGAAAGTAAACTTCTCCACCATGGAGGAGGAGGAACTTCGAGAGCTGATCCGGGACGAAGCCGCCAAGTATCTCCCCTTCGACAATATGGATGATATCAATTTTGACTTCGAGATCCTTGGATCCTCCGAATACAATCCGAATCAGATGGATGTCCTGATCGTTGCCGCCAAGAAGGAGGTGGTCAACAGTTATGTAGATGCCCTCATGGATGCCGGTCTATCTGTTGCGATTATGGATGTCGATTCCTTCGCGCTGGAGACCATGTTTGAGGAGAACTACGATTATCAGGAAAACGAGATGGTTGTGATTGTTAACATCGGGGCGACGATCACCAACATCGGAGTCATCAAGAGTGCGACATCGGTTTTTACACGAGATTTTACTTTGGGAGGAAATGCCGTAACGGAAGCGATTCAGGAGCGGTTCGGCCTGACGTTCGAAGAGGCGGAGATGATCAAGTCGGGGAAGATGGTCTTTGACGATACTGCGCGGCGGGAGGTCATGGCCAGTCTGCTTTCCTTTGCGGAGCCCCTGATCCTTGAGATCGAGCGATCCATTGAGTACTTTCAGTCCTCTTATGGCGGTGCATCCATCAAGAAGATCATTCTCTCCGGAGGAGGAGCCAGCCTGCCGGGACTCGCGGGAGAACTTTATCAGAGACTCAACATCGAAACCGAGATCGTCAATCCCTTCCGAAAAATTAGCATCAACAGGAAGAAACTGGATCCGGAGACTATGGATCACATTGCTTCCATTGCCGCGGTAGGGGTGGGTCTCGCTTTGAGGAGGATTGGCGACTAA
- a CDS encoding septum formation initiator family protein, whose protein sequence is MAILITFGNRGLLDNYRMGKKLAAIQQANEEIVQENREYQKKIDLLKNHLGYIEMVARNELGMVKKGDVVYRFPK, encoded by the coding sequence ATGGCGATCCTCATTACCTTCGGTAACCGTGGGTTGCTGGATAATTATAGGATGGGGAAGAAGCTGGCTGCCATCCAACAAGCGAATGAGGAAATTGTACAAGAGAACAGGGAGTATCAAAAGAAAATCGATTTGCTGAAAAACCATCTGGGTTACATTGAGATGGTGGCCCGCAATGAGTTGGGCATGGTCAAGAAAGGAGACGTCGTCTATCGATTTCCGAAATAG
- the dut gene encoding dUTP diphosphatase → MEILELAVQRLPGGSGLPLPSYMTMHSAGMDIHAAVMDDTVILPGERMMIPSGIAISLPVGFEAQVRPRSGLALRHGVTLVNTPGTIDADYRGEIGILLINHGNAPFTVRRGDRIAQLVVQRVARVIWVEQEQLDPTARGEGGFGHTE, encoded by the coding sequence CTGGAATTGGCCGTCCAGCGCCTACCCGGTGGTTCAGGGCTGCCTTTGCCATCTTATATGACGATGCATTCCGCCGGGATGGACATTCATGCGGCTGTAATGGATGATACGGTCATCCTCCCGGGGGAAAGGATGATGATTCCTTCCGGTATCGCCATTTCCCTGCCTGTGGGTTTCGAGGCCCAGGTCAGACCTCGCAGCGGATTGGCTCTCCGTCATGGTGTTACCCTGGTCAATACGCCGGGCACAATTGATGCGGATTATCGGGGGGAGATCGGCATCCTGCTCATTAATCACGGCAACGCCCCGTTCACCGTGCGAAGGGGAGATCGAATCGCTCAATTGGTCGTTCAACGAGTGGCCAGGGTGATATGGGTCGAACAGGAACAGCTCGATCCCACGGCGCGAGGGGAAGGTGGTTTCGGCCATACGGAATGA